From a single Brassica napus cultivar Da-Ae chromosome C9, Da-Ae, whole genome shotgun sequence genomic region:
- the LOC106417565 gene encoding uncharacterized protein LOC106417565, with protein MLKVDLRKAFDSIRWDFILSTLRAIHFREVFVKWIEECITTPTFSITVNGASGGYFKSRQGLRQSDPLSPYLFVLAMEVFSSLLASRFDLGYIAYHPNTSELQLSHLMFADDVMIFFDGGAASLHAISETLDDFAGWSGLNVNRYKSELFLAGLTPQETEETARYEYPIGTLPTRYLGLPLMHRKLRISEYDPLLNKLAGTFRAWAVKMLSYAGRLHLLSSVINGTVIFWMSAFILPKGCVKKLESIYWHKHHHLRNISFWAVESKTADSASWKSILSLRPLAEQFLKCKVNNGANAYFWYDNWTLLGSLINFLGPTGPRDLRLPISASVRQASNPTGWRLPHPRSDNALALHAHLTTVIAPHQQTQFDSFHWIVDNKDCKGFSSSKTWEAIRPRLAKELGNPACSLCNSHDESRDHLFLICSYANSLWQMVFSRLGPQRRLFVTWNELLSWTRLSTSSAPSTLRKVATHSLIYNVWRQRNEAVHRGGFATLQTTFKTIDRDIRNTITA; from the exons ATGCTAAAAGTGGACCTCCGTAAGGCTTTTGACTCCATAAGGTGGGATTTCATCCTCAGCACACTTAGAGCCATCCATTTTCGTGAAGTCTTTGTTAAGTGGATTGAGGAATGCATAACAACACCAACCTTCTCTATCACGGTGAATGGAGCATCTGGAGGCTATTTTAAAAGTAGACAGGGACTGCGGCAAAGTGATCCACTGTCACCCTACCTCTTTGTTTTGGCAATGGAGGTTTTTTCAAGTCTGCTAGCTTCAAGATTTGATCTGGGCTACATCGCTTATCATCCAAATACTTCAGAGCTTCAACTCTCACACTTAATGTTCGCTGATGATGTGATGATCTTCTTTGACGGTGGTGCGGCTTCCCTCCACGCCATCTCTGAAACGCTTGATGATTTTGCGGGGTGGTCTGGACTCAATGTAAACAGGTATAAATCAGAGCTATTCTTGGCTGGACTGACTCCTCAAGAGACAGAGGAAACAGCAAGGTATGAGTATCCTATTGGAACACTTCCTACTAGATACTTGGGGTTGCCTCTTATGCATAGAAAGCTTAGGATATCGGAATATGATCCTTTGCTAAATAAACTTGCTGGAACTTTTAGAGCTTGGGCTGTGAAAATGCTGAGTTATGCAGGGAGGTTGCATCTTCTGTCCTCTGTTATCAATGGGACAGTTATATTCTGGATGTCAGCATTCATCTTACCCAAGGGCTGTGTGAAAAAGCTTGAATCTATATAT TGGCACAAGCACCACCACTTGCGCAATATCAGCTTCTGGGCCGTTGAATCAAAAACCGCAGATTCTGCTTCTTGGAAATCGATTCTGTCCCTAAGACCCTTGGCTGAACAGTTTCTGAAATGCAAAGTAAACAATGGAGCCAATGCCTATTTCTGGTACGACAACTGGACTCTCCTTGGCAGCCTCATCAATTTCCTAGGTCCAACTGGCCCGAGAGACCTTCGCTTGCCTATCTCAGCCTCGGTGCGTCAAGCCTCAAACCCTACAGGGTGGCGGCTACCTCACCCTCGCTCTGACAACGCCCTGGCTCTTCATGCGCACCTAACAACAGTCATAGCGCCTCACCAGCAGACCCAATTTGACTCCTTCCATTGGATCGTTGATAATAAAGACTGCAAAGGTTTCTCctcatcaaagacttgggaagcAATCAGACCGAGATTAGCCAAAGAGTTGGGCAAC CCAGCTTGTAGCCTCTGTAACTCACACGATGAATCTCGAGACCACCTGTTCCTCATTTGTAGCTATGCAAACTCTCTGTGGCAGATGGTTTTCTCGCGTCTTGGTCCTCAACGTCGTCTCTTCGTCACTTGGAACGAACTTCTGTCTTGGACCAGATTGTCAACTTCTTCAGCGCCATCTACTCTTAGAAAGGTAGCTACTCACTCACTCATCTACAACGTTTGGAGACAACGCAACGAGGCGGTTCATCGAGGCGGCTTTGCAACATTGCAGACAACATTCAAGACCATTGACAGGGACATCCGCAACACCATCACTGCATGA
- the LOC125593118 gene encoding MATH domain and coiled-coil domain-containing protein At2g42465-like codes for MYLLGLVETLSKPPQSLSATELSNAQRDLTALKESGFKLDWLNSKLEEVSLEWKKAAHSSDGSSGIHQLEERVENVELSLSDVIVELDKVKLKSAAAQVSSFQFIDFLIKRFFLSCFSFSKS; via the coding sequence ATGTATCTCCTTGGCCTCGTCGAGACACTGAGCAAGCCTCCACAGAGCTTGTCTGCGACAGAACTAAGCAATGCTCAAAGAGATTTGACTGCGCTGAAGGAGTCAGGCTTCAAGCTTGACTGGTTAAATTCAAAGCTTGAGGAGGTTTCCTTGGAGTGGAAGAAAGCAGCACATTCTTCTGATGGATCTTCTGGGATCCATCAACTAGAGGAACGGGTCGAGAATGTGGAATTGTCTTTGTCAGATGTCATAGTTGAACTAGACAAGGTGAAGCTTAAATCTGCTGCTGCTCAAGTTTCTTCGTTTCAGTTTATAGATTTTCTTATAAAGAGATTCTTTCTCTCTTGCTTCTCATTCTCAAAATCCTAG